The following are encoded in a window of Streptococcus pasteurianus genomic DNA:
- the hflX gene encoding GTPase HflX has translation MIETSKRQERVILLGVELPETENFEMSMEELASLAKTAGAEVVSSYRQKREKYDSKSLIGSGKLAEIKAIVEADEIDTVIVNDRLTPRQNVNLEVELGVKVIDRMQLILDIFAMRARSHEGKLQVHLAQLKYMLPRLVGQGVMLSRQAGGIGSRGPGESQLELNRRSIRHQISDIERQLKVVEKNRETGREKRTESQVFKIGLIGYTNAGKSTIMNVLTNDKQYEADELFATLDATTKQIYLQNQFQVTLTDTVGFIQNLPTELVAAFKSTLEESRNVDLLLHVIDASDPNHAEHEKVVLNLLKELDMLDIPRLAVYNKMDVAEHLVATAFPNVRISARDKDARTLLRRLIINEIREIFEPFSIRVHQSQAYKLYELNKIALLDHYDFAQEYETITGYINPKNKWRLEEFYD, from the coding sequence ATGATTGAAACAAGCAAGCGTCAGGAGCGTGTTATTTTACTAGGTGTTGAGTTGCCAGAGACGGAAAATTTTGAGATGTCAATGGAAGAATTAGCTTCTCTAGCTAAGACGGCAGGGGCAGAAGTTGTCTCTTCTTATCGTCAAAAGCGTGAAAAATACGACAGTAAGTCTTTGATTGGTTCGGGCAAATTAGCCGAGATTAAAGCGATTGTGGAGGCTGATGAGATTGACACCGTTATTGTCAATGACCGCTTGACTCCTCGGCAAAATGTCAATTTGGAAGTTGAACTTGGTGTCAAAGTGATTGACCGTATGCAGTTAATTCTGGATATTTTTGCCATGCGGGCACGTAGTCATGAGGGGAAATTGCAAGTTCATCTCGCTCAGCTCAAATATATGTTGCCACGTCTTGTCGGACAAGGGGTTATGTTGAGCCGACAAGCTGGTGGTATCGGTAGTCGTGGTCCTGGTGAAAGTCAATTGGAGCTTAATCGCCGCTCAATTCGTCATCAAATTTCAGATATTGAACGTCAACTAAAGGTTGTCGAAAAAAATCGTGAAACAGGTCGTGAAAAACGCACCGAATCACAAGTGTTTAAAATCGGTTTAATTGGTTACACTAATGCTGGAAAATCAACGATTATGAACGTTTTAACCAATGATAAACAGTATGAAGCTGATGAATTGTTTGCAACTTTGGATGCAACAACCAAACAAATTTATTTACAAAATCAATTTCAGGTGACGCTGACGGATACTGTTGGATTTATCCAAAATTTACCGACAGAGCTGGTTGCTGCGTTTAAGTCAACTTTGGAAGAAAGTCGTAACGTTGACCTTTTGTTGCACGTTATTGATGCCAGCGATCCAAATCATGCGGAGCATGAAAAAGTGGTTTTGAATTTGTTAAAAGAGCTAGACATGCTAGATATTCCGCGCCTAGCTGTTTATAACAAAATGGATGTTGCGGAGCATTTGGTGGCAACAGCTTTTCCAAATGTGCGTATTTCTGCGCGTGATAAGGACGCTCGCACACTCTTACGCCGTTTGATTATCAATGAAATTCGTGAGATTTTTGAGCCATTTAGCATTCGTGTTCACCAAAGTCAGGCTTACAAACTGTATGAGTTAAATAAAATTGCTTTGCTAGACCATTATGACTTTGCCCAAGAATACGAAACCATTACTGGCTACATTAATCCTAAAAATAAATGGAGACTAGAAGAATTTTATGACTGA
- the rnz gene encoding ribonuclease Z, protein MELQFLGTGAGQPSKSRNVSSLVLKLLDEINEVWMFDCGEGTQRQILETTIKPRKVKRIFITHLHGDHIFGLPGFLASRAFQANEEQTDLEFYGPIGIRSYVLNSLRLSGARLPYRIHFHEFDENSLGKVMETDKFVVYAEKLDHTIFCIGYRVMQKDLEGTLDSEALKAAGVPFGPLFGKIKSGQDVVLDDGTKIIAKDYISAPKKGKIITILGDTRKTDASVRLGLGADILVHESTYGKGDEKIARKHGHSTNMQAAQIAKEASAKMLLLNHISARFLGRECKQIENDAKTVFENTHLVKDLEEISL, encoded by the coding sequence ATGGAATTACAATTTTTGGGAACAGGAGCGGGTCAGCCATCAAAGTCACGTAATGTGTCAAGTTTGGTTTTGAAGCTACTTGATGAAATCAATGAGGTCTGGATGTTTGACTGTGGCGAAGGCACACAGCGTCAGATTTTAGAAACAACAATTAAACCGCGTAAAGTTAAGCGCATTTTTATTACGCATCTACACGGAGACCATATTTTTGGTTTGCCTGGATTTTTAGCTAGCCGAGCTTTTCAAGCTAACGAGGAACAAACAGACCTTGAGTTTTATGGTCCTATTGGTATTCGTTCGTATGTTTTAAATAGCTTGCGCTTGTCAGGAGCACGCTTGCCATACCGCATTCATTTCCATGAATTTGACGAGAATAGCCTTGGTAAGGTTATGGAAACTGATAAATTTGTGGTTTATGCAGAAAAACTTGACCATACGATTTTCTGTATTGGTTATCGCGTGATGCAAAAAGATTTAGAAGGAACGCTTGATTCTGAAGCTTTGAAGGCTGCAGGTGTGCCTTTCGGACCACTTTTTGGCAAAATCAAGAGCGGGCAAGATGTTGTTTTAGACGACGGAACAAAAATCATTGCCAAAGATTACATTTCAGCACCAAAAAAAGGAAAAATTATTACCATTTTAGGTGACACACGTAAGACAGATGCTAGTGTTCGTCTTGGTTTGGGAGCTGATATTTTAGTTCACGAATCAACTTATGGTAAAGGTGATGAAAAAATCGCGCGTAAACATGGTCATTCAACGAATATGCAAGCTGCTCAAATTGCCAAAGAGGCCTCAGCTAAAATGCTTTTGCTTAACCACATTAGTGCTCGTTTTCTTGGACGTGAGTGCAAACAAATCGAAAATGACGCCAAAACAGTCTTTGAAAACACACACCTTGTTAAAGATTTGGAAGAAATTAGCTTATGA